The genomic region CACAGCAGTACCTGCATCCGCTTTGTCCCCCGTCAGAACCAGTATGACTACATCAGTATCGAGAACAGAGCTGGATGTTTCTCCGCTCTGGGCAGAGTGGGAGGAAGACAGGTGCTCTCTCTGAACAGACAGGGCTGCGTCTACCACGGTGTCGTCCTGCACGAGATCAACCACGCTCTGGGCTTCCAGCATGAGCAGACCAGGAGCGACCGTGACAACTATGTCAAGATCAACTGGGAGTACATTAACCCACAGAATGCCTACAACTTCTACAAGCAGGACACCAACAACCTGAACACTCCCTACGACTACTCCTCCATCATGCACTATGGAAGAACAGCCTTCACTGTCCAGTACGGGAGAGATACAATCACTCCCATCCCCAACCCCAATGTCCAGATCGGCCAGAGACGGGGCATGTCCCGCTCGGACATCATCAGGATCAACGCACTCTATGGCTGCTAATAATGCTCATGTTAAATGTcctgtttgtgttcttttttctgtcattaatAAAAGCAACTATAATCTATGattcaaatgtttaatttaactACATTCTTTGTGAATTCTGATAACACAATATATGACCACAACATGCCTCAAATGTCcaaaataaaggtaaaacatCACAACTGCTGTTGTATCAGTTTTATCTATTACAAAAATCTTTCATATGAAgtcacttacacaaacacacagtcacagaggcaAATAAAGGATCGCTAAAGCTGCATGAATGTCTGTTGCATGCAAACCtcaaaatgagttcacacaatgccgaTTAAGCCTGCCAGTTCCACaagactgtctctctgtctgtcacccTCTCTTAGTATGacagtgtttttagtttttatgtcaCCCAGCAACATTCCCCtgctgcacactgtgtgtgtatttctcatCACGACTGAGCAGGCAAGGCAGAAGAATCGCACTGTGTGAGTAAAGCAAGACAGCTTCATACAATTACACTATGGTTGAAAGCAACAAGAAGAgattcagaagtggattctactgccaAACCAAGCACTCCCTTAACACCTGCCTGCATGCGccacaaacatcacagctgCTGTTCACTACACCATGCAGCTCCATCTTTACTAATGAGTGACGCTACATTAAAAGACAGATATTCAACACATACCTTACAGAAACACCGTCAGAAGGTAGTAGGTGTCTCTGCATAtgtgggtgaatgtgtgtgagacagtgggggagacagagaagacacagTCAGCAtatttacatgcattttaaaagtcagaGTTGAGTGGGAcgaagacaataattcagttttcttaatgtaatATAAGTATGTTAGTCCTAGCCTTAATCAGACCAActtacctggataatgtgatacatagtccgattactcttgCATGTATATgattagtcggactggagtcggacttcacgttctgcacatgcactaaaatgtcctccctgctctttgacccggaagtagaaggagatgacATAAACTGCAGACCTGTTGCCGGGAAAGAACAAACACAATGGCGTCAGCGACAGCAAAAGCTACAGAGAAacacgatccatctcactgtcCATCCCGCTGTTTggttttctgtgacgtaaaggtcaacaggaaactgattcaatgtGCACTAGCTTAttgagaggcggagtcagacgtacatgTCCAATAAAtctattttctcctctgcatgtgtacTTGAATtcagcaagttgtccgattgcctgtcttagtcagactatggacttagcttgattaaactgtgcatgttaacatgggcagcccatggccaagtggaaagggaacttggatTGTTATcggagggttgccagttagAGTCCCTACTATCTTCCACTGATGCAAGAGTTTGAATAGGCCGTCTATCATCCAAACAGAGGGACACACAGACTTTGCTGCAACTTCAATAGCTTGTCATAAAAGGTGCATGGGGAATTTCAATTACACAGTCTTTAGAAACTATTTGGGtcacaaaaattacatttttacacgtGTATCTCTTTGGTAAAGGTTGTTAAAAACACCAGTATCGCAAagtaacatggaaaaaaaagctgaggTCAGTGTGGCAGAGTAAtttgacacacaaagacaagaaaatgGCCCGAAAACTGCTGTGGAGGATTAGATGCCATGTTTAAAAAGAAGGTTTGTCTGTGGAGAACTCCCTACAAAGGTGTATTTAGGCCTTATAGTTTGGACCCCAGCCCATAATCCTCCTGTAGACACACCTGTAGAGAAGAGTATAAAGACTCTGGACAGCACTGAGTCAAACATAGATCATCAGGAGTCTCTCCACAGAAGCTCCACAGCCTCCAGACCAAACCTGAAGATGACTCCCACTGTcagcctgctgttgctgctcctgctcGGCCTCTCTCAGGCTCATCCTCTCCATGATGAaggaaatgaagatgaagacgacGTTGACATCACCACCAGGATTCTAACCTCCAACAATGCCACAGATGAGATCCTGCTGGAAGGAGACCTGCTCGCTCCCAAAACCAGAAACGCCATGAAGTGCTGGTATCAGAGCTGCCAGTGGAAGAAAGGAAACAATGGTCTGGTGACAATCCCATTCACTGTGAGCAGTCAGTTCACCAGCTGGGAAAAGCAGAAGATCGACTCTGCCCTGAAGGTCTACCACAGCAGTACCTGCATCCGCTTTGTCCCCCGTCAGAACCAGTATGACTACATCAGTATCGAGAACAGAGCTGGATGTTTCTCCGCTCTGGGCAGAGTGGGAGGAAGACAGGTGCTCTCTCTGAACAGACAGGGCTGCGTCTACCACGGTGTCGTCCTGCACGAGATCAACCACGCTCTGGGCTTCCAGCATGAGCAGACCAGGAGCGACCGTGACAACTATGTCAAGATCAACTGGGAGTACATTAACCCACAGAATGCCTACAACTTCTACAAGCAGGACACCAACAACCTGAACACTCCCTACGACTACTCCTCCATCATGCACTATGGAAGAACAGCCTTCACTGTCCAGTACGGGAGAGATACAATCACTCCCATCCCCAACCCCAATGTCCAGATCGGCCAGAGACGGGGCATGTCCCGCTCGGACATCATCAGGATCAACGCACTCTATGGCTGCTAATAATGCTCATGTTAAATGTcctgtttgtgttcttttttctgtcattaatAAAAGCAACTATAATCTATGattcaaatgtttaatttaactACATTCTTTGTGAATTCTGATAACACAATATATGACCACAACATGCCTCAAATGTCcaaaataaaggtaaaacatCACAACTGCTGTTGTATCAGTTTTATCTATTACAAAAATCTTTCATATGAAgtcacttacacaaacacacagtcacagaggcaAATAAAGGATCGCTAAAGCTGCATGAATGTCTGTTGCATGCAAACCtcaaaatgagttcacacaatgccgaTTAAGCCTGCCAGTTCCACaagactgtctctctgtctgtcacccTCTCTTAGTATGacagtgtttttagtttttatgtcaCCCAGCAACATTCCCCtgctgcacactgtgtgtgtatttctcatCACGACTGAGCAGGCAAGGCAGAAGAATCGCACTGTGTGAGTAAAGCAAGACAGCTTCATACAATTACACTATGGTTGAAAGCAACAAGAAGAgattcagaagtggattctactgccaAACCAAGCACTCCCTTAACACCTGCCTGCATGCGccacaaacatcacagctgCTGTTCACTACACCATGCAGCTCCATCTTTACTAATGAGTGACGCTACATTAAAAGACAGATATTCAACACATACCTTACAGAAACACCGTCAGAAGGTAGAAGGTGTCTCTGCATAtgtgggtgaatgtgtgtgagacagtgggggagacagagaagacacagTCAGCAtatttacatgcattttaaaagtcagaGTTGAGTGGGAcgaagacaataattcagttttcttaatgtaatATAAGTATGTTAGTCCTAGCCTTAATCAGACCAActtacctggataatgtgatacatagtccgattactcttgCATGTATATgattagtcggactggagtcggacttcacgttctgcacatgcactaaaatgtcctccctgctctttgacccggaagtagaaggagatgacATAAACTGCAGACCTGTTGCCGGGAAAGAACAAACACAATGGCGTCAGCGACAGCAAAAGCTACAGAGAAacacgatccatctcactgtcCATCCCGCTGTTTggttttctgtgacgtaaaggtcaacaggaaactgattcaatgtGCACTAGCTTAttgagaggcggagtcagacgtacatgTCCAATAAAtctattttctcctctgcatgtgtacTTGAATtcagcaagttgtccgattgcctgtcttagtcagactatggacttagcttgattaaactgtgcatgttaacatgggcagcccatggccaagtggaaagggaacttggatTGTTATcggagggttgccagttagAGTCCCTACTATCTTCCACTGATGCAAGAGTTTGAATAGGCCGTCTATCATCCAAACAGAGGGACACACAGACTTTGCTGCAACTTCAATAGCTTGTCATAAAAGGTGCATGGGGAATTTCAATTACACAGTCTTTAGAAACTATTTGGGtcacaaaaattacatttttacacgtGTATCTCTTTGGTAAAGGTTGTTAAAAACACCAGTATCGCAAagtaacatggaaaaaaaagctgaggTCAGTGTGGCAGAGTAAtttgacacacaaagacaagaaaatgGCCCGAAAACTGCTGTGGAGGATTAGATGCCATGTTTAAAAAGAAGGTTTGTCTGTGGAGAACTCCCTACAAAGGTGTATTTAGGCCTTATAGTTTGGACCCCAGCCCATAATCCTCCTGTAGACACACCTGTAGAGAAGAGTATAAAGACTCTGGACAGCACTGAGTCAAACATAGATCATCAGGAGTCTCTCCACAGAAGCTCCACAGCCTCCAGACCAAACCTGAAGATGACTCCCACTGTcagcctgctgttgctgctcctgctcGGCCTCTCTCAGGCTCATCCTCTCCATGATGAaggaaatgaagatgaagacgacGTTGACATCACCACCAGGATTCTAACCTCCAACAATGCCACAGATGAGATCCTGCTGGAAGGAGACCTGCTCGCTCCCAAAACCAGAAACGCCATGAAGTGCTGGTATCAGAGCTGCCAGTGGAAGAAAGGAAACAATGGTCTGGTGACAATCCCATTCACTGTGAGCAGTCAGTTCACCAGCTGGGAAAAGCAGAAGATCGACTCTGCCCTGAAGGTCTACCACAGCAGTACCTGCATCCGCTTTGTCCCCCGTCAGAACCAGTATGACTACATCAGCATCGAGAACAGAGCTGGATGTTTCTCCGCTCTGGGCAGAGTGGGAGGAAGACAGGTGCTCTCTCTGAACAGACAGGGCTGCGTCTACCACGGTGTCGTCCTGCACGAGATCAACCACGCTCTGGGCTTCCAGCATGAGCAGACCAGGAGCGACCGTGACAACTATGTCAAGATCAACTGGGAGTACATTAACCCACAGAATGCCTACAACTTCTACAAGCAGGACACCAACAACCTGAACACTCCCTACGACTACTCCTCCATCATGCACTATGGAAGAACAGCCTTCACTGTCCAGTACGGGAGAGATACAATCACTCCCATCCCCAACCCCAATGTCCAGATCGGCCAGAGACGGGGCATGTCCCGCTCGGACATCATCAGGATCAACGCCCTCTATGGCTGCTAATAATGCTAATGTTAAATGTcctgtttgtgttcttttttctgtcattaatAAAAAGCAACTATAATCTAAGatacaaatgtttaatttaactAAATTCTTTGTGAATTCTGATAACACAATATATGACCACAACATGCCTCAAATGTCcaaaataaaggtaaaacatCACAACTGCTGTTGTATCAGTTTTATCTATTACAAAAATCTTTCATATGAAgtcacttacacaaacacacagtcacagaggcaAATAAAGGATTGCTAAAGCTGCATGAATGTCTGTTGCATGCAAACCtcaaaatgagttcacacaatgccgaTTAAGCCTGCCAGTTCCACaagactgtctctctgtctgtcacccTCTCTTAGTATGacagtgtttttagtttttatgtcaCCCAGcaacattcccatgctgcacacagtgtgtgtatttctcaTCACGACTGAGCAGGCAAGGCAGAAGAATCGCACTGTGTGAGTAAAGTAAGACAGCTTCATACAATTACACTATGGTTGAAAGCAACAAGAAGAgattcagaagtggattctactgccaAACCAAGCACTCCCTTAACACCTGCCTGCATGCGccacaaacatcacagctgCTGTTCACTACACCATGCAGCTCCATCTTTACTAATGAGTGACGCTACATTAAAAGACAGATATTCAACACATACCTTACAGAAACACCGTCAGAAGGTAGAAGGTGTCTCTGCATAtgtgggtgaatgtgtgtgagacagtgggggagacagagaagacacagTCAGCAtatttacatgcattttaaaagtcagaGTTGAGTGGGAcgaagacaataattcagttttcttaatgtaatATAAGTATGTTAGTCCTAGCCTTAATCAGACCAActtacctggataatgtgatacatagtccgattactcttgCATGTATATgattagtcggactggagtcggacttcacgttctgcacatgcactaaaatgtcctccctgctctttgacccggaagtagaaggagatgacATAAACTGCAGACCTGTTGCCGGGAAAGAACAAACACAATGGCGTCAGCGACAGCAAAAGCTACAGAAAAACACtcacgatccatctcactgtcCATCCCGCTGTTTggttttctgtgacgtaaaggtcaacaggaaactgattcaatgtGCACTAGCTTAttgagaggcggagtcagacgtataTGTCCAATAAAtctattttctcctctgcatgtgtacTTGAATtcagcaagttgtccgattgcctgtcttagtcagactatggacttagcttgattaaactgtgcatgttaacatgggcagcccatggccaagtggaaagggaacttggatTGTTATcggagggttgccagttagAGTCCCTACTATCTTCCACTGATACAAGAGTTTGAATAGGCCGTCTATCATCCAAACAGAGGGACACACAGACTTTGCTGCAACTTCAATAGCTTGTCATAAAAGGTGCATGGGGAATTTCAATTACACAGTCTTTAGAAACTATTTGGGtcacaaaaattacatttttacacgtGTATCTCTTTGGTAAAGGTTGTTAAAAACACCAGTATCGCAAagtaacatggaaaaaaaagctgaggTCAGTGTGGCAGAGTAAtttgacacacaaagacaagaaaatgGCCCGAAAACTGCTGTGGAGGATTAGATGCCATGTTTAAAAAGAAGGTTTGTCTGTGGAGAACTCCCTACAAAGGTGTATTTAGGCCTAATAGTTTGGACCCCAGCCCATAATCCTCCTGTAGACACACCTGTAGAGAAGAGTATAAAGACTCTGGACAGCACTGAGTCAAACATAGATCATCAGGAGTCTCTCCACAGAAGCTCCACAGCCTCCAGACCAAACTTGAAGATGACTCCCAATGTcagcctgctgttgctgctcctgctcGGCCTCTCTCAGGCTCATCCTCTCCATGATGAaggaaatgaagatgaagacgacGTTGACATCACCACCAGGATTCTGACCTCCAACAACGCCACAAATGAGATCCTGCTGGAAGGAGACCTGCTTGCTCCCAAAACCAGAAACGCCATGAAGTGCTGGTATCAGAGCTGCCAGTGGAAGAAAGGAAACAATGGTCTGGTGACAATCCCATTCACTGTGAGCAGTCAGTTCACCAGCTGGGAAAAGCAGAAGATCGACTCTGCCCTGAAGGTCTACCACAGCAGTACCTGCATCCGCTTTGTCCCCCGTCAGAACCAGTATGACTACATCAGCATCGAGAACAGAGCTGGATGTTTCTCCGCTCTGGGCAGAGTGGGAGGAAGACAGGTGCTCTCTCTGAACAGACAGGGCTGCGTCTACCACGGTGTCGTCCTGCACGAGATCAACCACGCTCTGGGCTTCCAGCATGAGCAGACCAGGAGCGACCGTGACAACTATGTCAAGATCAACTGGGAGTACATTAACCCACAGAATGCCTACAACTTCTACAAGCAGGACACCAACAACCTGAACACTCCCTACGACTACTCCTCCATCATGCACTATGGAAGAACAGCCTTCACTGTCCAGTACGGGAGAGATACAATCACTCCCATCCCCAACCCCAATGTCCAGATCGGCCAGAGACGGGGCATGTCCCGCTCGGACATCATCAGGATCAACGCACTCTATGGCTGCTAATAATGCTCATGTTAAATGTcctgtttgtgttcttttttctgtcattaatAAAAAGCAACTATAATCTATGattcaaatgtttaatttaactACATTCTTTGTGAATTCTGATAACACAATATATGACCACAACATGCCTCAAATGTCCACAATAAAGGTAAAACATCACAACTGCTGTTGTATCAGTTTTATCTGTTACAAAAATCTTTCATATGAagtcatttacacaaacacacagtcacagaggcaAATAAAGGATCGCTAAAGCTGCATGAATGTCTGTTGCATGCAAACCtcaaaatgagttcacacaatgctgattaagcctgcCAGTTCCAcaagactctctctctgtccgtcaCCCTCTCTCAGTATGacagtgtttttagtttttatgccACCCAGcaacattcccatgctgcacactgtgtgtgtatttctcatCACGACTGAGCAGGCAAGGCAGAAGAATCGCACTGTGTGAGTAAAGCAAGACAGCTTCATACAATATCACTATGGTTGAAAGCAACAAGAAGAgattcagaagtggattctactgccaAACCAAGCACTCCCTTAACAACTGCCTGCATGCGccacaaacatcacagctgCTGTTCACTACACCATGCAGCTCCATCTTTACTAATGAGTGACGCTACATTAAAAGACAGATATTCAACACATACCTTACAGAAGCACCGTCAGAAGGTAGAAGGTGTCTCTGCATATGTgggtaaatgtgtgtgagacagtgggggagacagagaagacacagTCAGCAtatttacatgcattttaaaagtcagatttgagTGGGAcgaagacaataattcagtttcctTAATGTCATATAAGTATGTTAGTCCTAGCCTTAATCAGACCAActtacctggataatgtgatacatagtccgattactcttgCATGTATATgattagtcggactggagtcggacttcacgttctgcacatgcacaaaaatgtcatgcccgctctttgacccggaagtagaaggagatgacATAAACTGCAGACCTGTTGCCGGGAAAGAACAAACACAATGGCGTCAGCGACAGCAAAAGCTACAGAAAAACACtcacgatccatctcactgtcCATCCCGCTGTTTggttttctgtgacgtaaaggtcaacaggaaactgattcaatgtGCACTAGCTTAttgagaggcggagtcagacgtataTGTCCAATAAAtctattttctcctctgcatgtgtacTTGAATtcagcaagttgtccgattgcctgtcttagtcagactatggacttagcttgattaaactgtgcatgttaacatgggcagcccatggccaagtggaaagggaacttggatTGTTATCGGAAGGTTGCCAGTTAGAGTCCCTACTATCTTCCACTGATGCAAGAGTTTGAATAGGCCGTCTATCATCCAAACAGAGGGACACACAGACTTTGCTGCAACTTCAATAGCTTGTCATAAAAGGTGCATGGGGAATTTCAATTACACAGTCTTTAGAAACTATTTGGGtcacaaaaattacatttttacacgtGTATCTCTTTggtaaaggttgtttttttggtcaaCACCAGTATAGCAAagtaacatggaaaaaaaagctgaggTCAGTGTGGCAGAGTAAtttgacacacaaagacaagaaaatgGCCTGAAAACTGCTGTGGAGGATTAGATGCCATGTTTAAAAAGAAGGTTTGTCCGTGGAGAACTCCTTACAAAGGTGTATTTAGGCCTAATAGTTTGGACCCCAGCCCATAATCCTCCTGCAGACACACCTATAGTGGAGAGTATAAAGAATCTGGACAGCACTGAGTCAAACATAGATCATCAGGAGTCTCTCCACAGAAGCTCCACAGCCTCCAGACCAACCCTGAAGATGACTCCCACTGTcagcctgctgttgctgctcctgctcGGCCTCTCTCGGGCTCATCCTCTCCATGATGAaggaaatgaagatgaagacgacGTTGACATCACCACCAGGATTCTGACCTCCAACAACGCCACAGATGAGATCCTGCTGGAAGGAGACCTGCTCGCTCCCAAAACCAGAAACGCCATGAAGTGCTGGTATCAGAGCTGCCAGTGGAAGAAAGGAAACAATGGTCTGGTGACAATCCCATTCACTGTGAGCAGTCAGTTCACCAGCTGGGAAAAGCAGAAGATCGACTCTGCCCTGAAGGTCTACCACAGCAGTACCTGCATCCGCTTTGTCCCCCGTCAGAACCAGTATGACTACATCAGCATCGAGAACAGAGCTGGATGTTTCTCCGCTCTGGGCAGAGTGGGAGGAAGACAGGTGCTCTCTCTGAACAGACAGGGCTGCGTCTACCACGGTGTCGTCCTGCACGAGATCAACCACGCTCTGGGCTTCCAGCATGAGCAGACCAGGAGCGACCGTGACAACTATGTCAAGATCAACTGGGAGTACATTAACCCACAGAATGCCTACAACTTCTACAAGCAGGACACCAACAACCTGAACACTCCCTACGACTACTCCTCCATCATGCACTATGGAAGAACAGCCTTCACTGTCCAGTACGGGAGAGATACAATCACTCCCATCCCCAACCCCAATGTCCAGATCGGCCAGAGACGGGGCATGTCCCACTCGGACATCATCAGGATCAACGCACTCTATGGCTGCTAATAATGCTAATGTTAAATGTCCTGTTTGTGTTCCTTTTTTTCTGCCATTAATAAAAAGCAACTACAACATATGATAACTACATTCTTTGTGAATTCTGATAACAGAATATATGACCACAACATGTCTCAAATGTCCAAAATAAAGCTAAAGCATCACGATTGCTGTTGTATCAGTTTTATCTATTACAAAAATCTTTCATTTCATTGGAATTTTAATCATGATCACGATTTTGGCTCTTTGTAAATGCCCAATATTGAAAATGCATGATCGGCAAACAGAACTCAAAGCAAATCAAGCACTCCCATAACCCCTGCCTGCATTCGCCAAATACATCATTGCTGCTGTTCACTACACAACACAGCTCCAATTTTCCTAGATGAAGTCCGGATGAGTAAAACACACCATACAGAACACTGGCAGAAGGTGGGTGAATGTGTGAGCGACAGAAAAGTCAGTCAAGTTTTAGTTGGACAGTATGACAAcaattcggttttcttaatgtcatgtaaatatgCCTTAATCAGACtaacctggataatgtgattcatggTCCAGTTACTCCTCCTTgtttagtcggactggagtcagacttgccGTTCCGCATgtgcaccaacatttcctccccggtctttgacccggaaggagaaggagatgacgatccatctcaccatcgctgtttgtctttctgtgatgtagagAGATAAAGCACCACCTACGGAGACAAACATgtccaataaatcgattttgtcctccgcatgtatactcagacaagccaagttgtccgattgcctgtcttagtcggactatggccttagcttaGAGTGTTTTAATAACATAAGtgacatactgcagctttaattgttACCCATTTGCAAATCAGTGGAACAGAGATATCTATCacttaaacaaataataatgttatctttttgtttgttttactttatcaGTATTTCTCCAGCTGTGTAATAATATTCGGAGAAAGAAATCCCCAACAAAAACTACTCAATGTGATAATATTAGACTAATGACATatcatacataataataataataataaccatacaTCAATCATCGATTAGCTATACCACAAACCCTCTATGGGTCTTGGAGAAGCTCAATCTTGTAGCCAGATCCTTTAAGAAAAAATCTCAATTATTTAGcacttctgtttatttttatgagaaaacactgaaggtattttaaagtgctttgatGTCATGAATTTGAATCATCCACAGCCTGAAGATCAAATGGACTGTGTCTGTTCCGGAGAGCAAACGCTgtagacaaaaataaacacttcaGAAGATTTAAATATGGCaacaaactgaagaaaatgtgACTGTGATCGTTCCCGTGATGTTCAGCATGAGCTTCACTGTCCCCAACACAAGTTTATCATGTAAGTCAATCGTTCAACTCGAAATGCATTTTCCACCTGAAAGACTGTGGTTCTAACACAATTGTAGGAGAAAAAGAGTGAAAAGATAGTCACGCATCTGAATCAAAACACACGGGAGAAAAAGGCAGATTTAATATCACTTTATTGTCTCTTTCCCCAAATCATTTAGCTCCTCCTCTGTCAATCAGAGCTCTGGGTTTTCAGTAGCCTCAGGCTGTGCTGGATTAAGAGCTTTGATGTCGGCCTGCTGCGGGACAGCACAATCGCCTCGGTGCCTCTGGGCACCAGCTCAGTCAGGacacacactgtctgtgatTTACCTGCAACCAGACTCCCTGAAGGATTGTTAACACTCAGTGGGAAGCAGTGGGTGAGGATGTGGAAAGTCTTCACATAAAAATCACGTTcattacagaaaacatgtgCAGCTAATGAGTGTTGCCTGAAAGCGATGAGTCATGTTTAAGACTTCACAGAAAGATGAAACCATTGCGGTTACTGCAGGACTGTAGG from Solea solea chromosome 5, fSolSol10.1, whole genome shotgun sequence harbors:
- the LOC131459102 gene encoding high choriolytic enzyme 1-like, with the protein product MTPNVSLLLLLLLGLSQAHPLHDEGNEDEDDVDITTRILTSNNATNEILLEDDEGNEDEDDVDITTRILTSNNATDEILLEGDLLAPKTRNAMKCWYQSCQWKKGNNGLVTIPFTVSSQFTSWEKQKIDSALKVYHSSTCIRFVPRQNQYDYISIENRAGCFSALGRVGGRQVLSLNRQGCVYHGVVLHEINHALGFQHEQTRSDRDNYVKINWEYINPQNAYNFYKQDTNNLNTPYDYSSIMHYGRTAFTVQYGRDTITPIPNPNVQIGQRRGMSHSDIIRINALYGC
- the LOC131459671 gene encoding high choriolytic enzyme 1-like, whose translation is MTPTVSLLLLLLLGLSQAHPLHDEGNEDEDDVDITTRILTSNNATDEILLEGDLLAPKTRNAMKCWYQSCQWKKGNNGLVTIPFTVSSQFTSWEKQKIDSALKVYHSSTCIRFVPRQNQYDYISIENRAGCFSALGRVGGRQVLSLNRQGCVYHGVVLHEINHALGFQHEQTRSDRDNYVKINWEYINPQNAYNFYKQDTNNLNTPYDYSSIMHYGRTAFTVQYGRDTITPIPNPNVQIGQRRGMSRSDIIRINALYGC
- the LOC131459668 gene encoding high choriolytic enzyme 1-like; its protein translation is MTPTVSLLLLLLLGLSQAHPLHDEGNEDEDDVDITTRILTSNNATDEILLEGDLLAPKTRNAMKCWYQSCQWKKGNNGLVTIPFTVSSQFTSWEKQKIDSALKVYHSSTCIRFVPRQNQYDYISIENRAGCFSALGRVGGRQVLSLNRQGCVYHGVVLHEINHALGFQHEQTRSDRDNYVKINWEYINPQNAYNFYKQDTNNLNTPYDYSSIMHYGRTAFTVQYGRDTITPIPNPNVQIGQRRGMSRSDIIRINALYGC
- the LOC131459667 gene encoding high choriolytic enzyme 1-like; translation: MTPTVSLLLLLLLGLSQAHPLHDEGNEDEDDVDITTRILTSNNATDEILLEGDLLAPKTRNAMKCWYQSCQWKKGNNGLVTIPFTVSSQFTSWEKQKIDSALKVYHSSTCIRFVPRQNQYDYISIENRAGCFSALGRVGGRQVLSLNRQGCVYHGVVLHEINHALGFQHEQTRSDRDNYVKINWEYINPQNAYNFYKQDTNNLNTPYDYSSIMHYGRTAFTVQYGRDTITPIPNPNVQIGQRRGMSRSDIIRINALYGC